CTCGAGGTCGACGCCAACAAGCGTCGCATCTCGCTGGGTCTCAAGCAGTGCCTCGAGAACCCGTGGTCGGCCTTTGCCGGCCAGCATCCGCAGAACACGGAAATCGAGGGTGAGGTCAAGAACATCACCGAATTCGGTCTGTTCATCGGTCTCGACGGCGGCGTGGACGGCATGGTCCACCTCTCCGACCTCGACTGGAACCGTCCTGGCGAACAGGCGATCCAGGACTACAAGAAGGGCGACATGGTGCGTGCCATCGTTCTCGACGTCGATGTCGAGAAGGAGCGCATCTCGCTCGGCGTCAAGCAGCTCGGCCGCGATCCCCTTGCCAACAACAACGAAGTCCGCAAGGGCCAGGTTGTGACCGGCACGGTGACCGAGGTCAACGAGGGTGGCGTTGAAGTGGCGATCGGCGACGATGGCGTGCGCGGCTTCATCCGCCGGGCCGACCTCGCCCGTGACCGGCAGGACCAGCGCCCCGAGCGCTTTGCCGTCGGCGACAAGATCGACGCCAAGATCACCAACGTCGACCGTGCCACCCGCAAGCTCCAGCTCTCGATCAAGGCACGCGAGATCGAGGAAGAGAAGGAAGCGGTTGCGCAGTTCGGCTCGTCCGACTCGGGCGCCTCGCTCGGCGACATCCTGGGTGCCGCCATGTCCAAGGCCCGCGCCCGCGCGGAAGCCGAGAACAGCGACGACGAGTAATCTCGTCCATCACGCTTGAAGAAGTCGGGGCGCGCTGGCAACAGCGCGCCCCGATGCTTTTGGGGGCAGAGATCAATCGTATTGCTTGCCGGTCCAGACGAAGACGTGACGGCTGTCATCGAAGCTCAGGTCGTGCATCCCCTTATGCACAGCGTCGCGCACAGTCACCCTCTCACCGAAATTCGGAAATTCGATGGGCTTGCTAGAAAAGCCCTGCGTCGTCGCGAGAATAGCAAAGGCGGCGCAACCCGAAGACCCGCACCACTCGATGCCTTGCATATGGATGATCAAATCAGGGCGACCGTCGTCGTTTAGCTCCACAGTTCCAACAAGGAAATCCTCAACACTCGGCATGTCGGTATCTAACGCCTGCTCAATCACCTTCTCGACAGCCTTTTTTTGGGCGGGCGTCGGGACCTTATCCGGGGCGACCACCGTCTCCGCCGCAGCCGGCAGACAAACCCAAACAGCCAGGAAGGCCGCAGCCATTCTAAAGGTCTTCATCGCTTCCCCATCCCGGCAGGCGGCACGCGCGGTGAAATACCGGGCATCGCACGCATTGATTGAATCCACAAATGCCCCTCACCGGGCAAGCCCCTTGCGCCGCCGCCTGGGCTGGTTACGCTGCCTGCGTCAACTCCAGGGCGGGCTGTTTCATGAGCATTTCGGGTGGCGGCGAGGATCTGTTGCTGGACCGGCGGCTGCTGCGGCGGCGGTTGACGCGCTGGCGGCTGCTGGCGCTGGCGGCGCTGGCCGTCGTCGGGGCGCTGGTCTTTCCCGGTGTGTTCGATGGCACCAGCCGGCCGCACATCGCGCGGCTGCCGGTCGAGGGCCTGATCGTCGCCAATGAGGAGCAGGTGGCCCTGATCGATGCCCTGGCCAAGGACGATGACGTCAAGGCGGTGATCCTGTCGATCGACAGCCCGGGCGGCACCACGGTCGGGGGCGAGGCGATCTATGACGCCTTGCGCCGGCTGGCCGACAAGAAACCGGTGGTGGCCTCGATCGGCACGCTGGGGACCTCGGCCGCCTATCTGATCGCCCTGGGCACCGACCGTATCTTTGCCTACGAGACCTCGCTGACCGGGTCGATCGGCGTGCTGATCCAGTCGCCGGAGTTCTCCAAGCTGATGGCCGAGGTGGGGATTTCGGTGAACGAGATCAAATCGGCGCCGCTGAAGGCCTCGCCCTCGCCCTTCGAGGCGATCTCGCCCGATGCCCGCGCCGCCCTGCAAGGGGTGATCGACGACAGCTTCGCCTGGTTCAAGGACATCGTGGCCGAACGGCGCAAGCTCTCGCCCGCGGAACTGGCCGCCGTCACCGACGGCCGCATCTTCACCGGCCGGCAGGCCCTGGCCGCCAAGCTGGTCGACGAACTGGGCGCCGAACGCCAGATCAGGGCCTGGCTCGAGTCCGAAAAAGGGCTCGAGCCGGACCTGCCCATCCTCAAGGCCGATCCCGAGGGCGAAGTTGATGTTTCAGACATCCTGAGCGGAAAAGCCTTTGTGCCAAAATGGCTTACCCTTGACGGTTTGACGGCCGTTTGGCACCCTCGCCTCGACTGAGGGGCTATGGGCGGGGAGCCAACGGGCCGATGATCAAGTCTGAGCTGATCCTGCGCCTGGCTGCCGCCAACCCCCATTTGTATCAACGCGACGTCGAACGCATCGTCTCCACCATCTTCCAGGAAGTGGCCGACGCCCTGGCGCGCGGCGACCGGGTCGAAATCCGCGGCTTCGGCGCCTTCTCGGTGAAGAGCCGGCCCGCCCGCACCGGCCGCAACCCGCGCACCGGCGAGGCGGTGGACGTCTCGGAGAAATTCGTGCCTTTCTTCAAGACCGGCAAGGAATTGCGCGAGCGCCTGAACCCAGGTGGCGGCGACGACTCCGAGGGCTGAGTCCCCAGGAACATCATCGATGAAGCTGCGCACCCTGCTGATCACCCTGCCCGTCGTCATCGTCCTGGTGGCCCTGGCGCTCGCCAATCGCAGCCCGGTGCGCCTGTCGGTGGATCCGTTCAACACCACGGCCCCCGCCTGGGCGATCGAACTGCCGCTGTTCGTCGTGCTGTTCCTAGCGATCTTCGTCGGCATCCTGATCGGCGGCGGCGTCGCCTGGGTCGCGGGGATGCGGCGCCGGGTCGTGCTCAAGCGCGACAACAAGGGCCTGCAACGCGACCTGGCGGCGGCCCAGCAGTCCGCCCCGGCGCCCACTGCCCCGGCGCCCACCACCCCCGTACCGCACGGTGCCGCCAACCTGCCCGTTCCCCGTTGAGTGCAGCGCCTGCCTTCACCCACGTCGGGGCCGAAGCCGCCAGCAGCGCCCTGACCTACCCGGCCCTGATCGATGCCTTGGGCGAGGCTTTCGCCGCCGGCCGGATCGAGGCGCCCCTGCGCGGCCACCATCCCATCCCCGATGGCCAGGGCCACACCAACACCTTCCTGGTCATGCCGGCCTGGGAGCCGGGCGCCTTCACCGGGGTGAAGCTGGTCACCGTGGCGCCGGGCAACAATGCCCGCGGCCTGGACTCGGTGATCGGCCTCTATGTCCTGTTCGACGCCGTCACGGGCGCCCCGCTGCTCTCGGCCGACGGCAGCGCGATCACCGTGCGGCGCACCGCCGCCGCCTCGGCCCTGGCCGCGCGCTATCTGGCCCGGGGCGATGCCCGCACCTTGCTCATGGTAGGTGCCGGCAACCTCAGCCCCCATCTGGTCGAGGCGCACCGCGCCGTCCGCCCCAACATCGAGCGGGTTCTGGTGTGGAACCGCAATCGCGACAAGGCCGCGGCCGTTGCGGCGGCGGTGGGCGGCACGGTGGCGGACGACCTCGAGGCGGCGGTCGCCGGGGCGGACATCGTCACCTGCGCCACCATGAGCACCGCGCCCCTGATCAAGGGCGCCTGGCTCAGGCCCGGCACCCATGTCGACCTGGTGGGCGGCTTTACGCCCGCCATGCGCGAGGTCGACGATACGGCGGTGACCCGGGCGCGGCTGTTCGTCGATACCCGCGCCGGCGCCCTGCACGAAGCCGGCGACCTGGCCGACCCGCTGGGCCGCGGCGTCATCGCGACGAGCGACGTGGTCGCCGACCTGGCCGAATTGGCGAGCGGCCGTGATCCCGGCCGCCGCTCGGCCTCCGAAATCACCCTGTTCAAGTCCGTGGGCACGGCGCTGGAAGACCTGGCGGCCGCGGCCCTGCTGTACCGGAGTTTGCGTGGATGAAACTGGTCGTGGTCGGGGCGGGCCTCTACGGCCTGTCCGTGGCGCGGGCGGCGATCGCCGCCGGCCATGAGGTCACCGTTGTCGAACAGGGGCCGGTGCCCAACCCGCTGGGCAGTTCGGTCGACCGCCACCGCCTGATCCGCTACCCCTACGGCGACCGCGACGGCTATGCCCTGATGGTGCGTGACGCCTTCCCTGCCTGGGAACGGGTATGGGCGGACCTGGGCACACGGCATTTCGTCGAGACCGGCACCCTGGCCCATTGCTTCCGGCCCGGCGACTGGGGCGCCCTCTCCGCCGCCTCGCTCGACCGCCTCGGCATCGCCTGCGAGCGCCTGTCGACGACGGAACTGGACCGGCGCTATCTCATGCTGACGTCCGTCGGGGTCGAGTCGGCGCTGTACCTGCCCAGCGGCGGTGCCCTGCTGGCCGACCGGATCATCGAAGGCCTGGCCGACCTGGTAAGACGCAGGGGCACGCTGATTGCGCAGATGGCGGTCACCGCGATCGATCCCGCCCGGGGGGCGGCGACCCTGGCCGACGGCCGCATCCTCGAAGGCGACGCCCTGGTGGTGACCGCCGGCCCCTGGACGACCCGGCTGGTGCCGGGCCTCGCCCCCGTGCTCACCCCCGCCCGCCAGGTTCTGATCTATACCGCCGTGCCTGCGCAATACCGGGCGGACTGGGCCAAGGCGCCGATGCTGCTGGAAATCGACCGCGACGAGGGCTTCTACGCCGTGCCGCCGGTCGACGGCTATCACCTGAAGATCGGCGACCACCGCATCGACGGCCCCGGTGCCGACCCGGACCTGAACCGGGTGCCCGGCGAGGACGAGTCCGTTCGCATCCTCGCGGCCGCCAAGCGCCGCTTCGCCGCCTTCGACGATTACCGCATCGTCGAGGCCAAGACCTGCTTCTACACCGTCACCACCGACGAACGCTTCCGCATCGAGGCCGAGGACAAGGCCCTGATCCTGTCCTGCTGCTCGGGCCACGGCTTCAAGTTCGGCCCCCTGGTCGGCGAGCGGGTGGTCGAATGCCTCGACGGCAAGGCGCCCGTGTCGAAGCTGCAAAGCTGGGCGGCGGGCCACTCGATTGCGTAATCCGGTCCATCACCACGGCAAGGCCCGGTAGAGCGCCTCGACCTTCTTGAAACAGGCATCGAAATCCGGCAGCTTCGGCAATTCGGCCGCCAGCGTTCCCCATTCCGCTCGCGCCCTTGCGACGACAAGCGGATCGTTGATCGAATGGACGCCGGGTGTAATCCCACGCGCCCGGCACTTCAGTCTGAAGGATTGAAGAATGCTGTGCATTTCCCTGTCGTCGAGGGGGAAATGCGTGACGAGGTAGGCGATGTCGTAGACATCCTGACGGCGGTAGCGCGGCTGATCACGTTCGGTCTGTTGCAGCAGGGCCCTGAATTTCTCGGCAATCAGATCGGTGAGGGCATAGGCGAACAACGTCGACCCGCGATCGTCCAGTCGAACCAACTCGGTTGCATTGATCGATTCATTGAAGCTGATATCCAGGCTTACCACCCTGGGCGATTGTCCGGCTTCGATCCGCCATTCGGACCGGTCGCCACGCCGGGCGTAGGCAACCGTTATTTTGAGGGCGGGAAACGACACGTTTGCCCCGCCAAATGGCCGGGGCTTCTCCTTGATCGACTGCACCGTCAGCACCAGATCGGGATAGCCGAGGCGGGCAGCAATCCGCGGCAGCAGGCGATCCAAATCCCCGCGCAGTTTCTCCCTCAGTCCAGGGACCGGCTCCAAGTCTGTTGAAAAGTCGATATCGGCGGTCCCGCGCAGGCTGCCGTAGACCACGGCCATCAACATGCCGCCCTTGAGGAAAATGCGGCTGCCATAGTCCGACAGCGCACCGATCGTGGTGAGAACGATCTCCGTAGCCTGCCGCTCGGCATAGGCCGCCGGGTCGGGCCTTGCCCGCTCCACCCATCGGCTGATATCGGCGATCCGCCCGTCAGACATTGATGGAAAGCATCCATTTTTCGGAATGGGCCGTCGCGAAATCCTTCGCCGGATCGAGAACACGGGAGCCCCCGCGCGCCGCGAAGCGAAGCCAGCCATCGGTTCGCGCGTCGCCCGCACCGATGACCTCGTCCAGCAGATAGCCGGCCCGCACCTTCACGATGGCGGCGTCGCTCTCGTCGATGGCGGCAACGATGTCGTCGAGGTAGGTCGGTGCATGTTCCCGCCAGATGTCGATGACATGGGCCATGCCGCCGCATCGTTGCGGCGTGTCCAGCATATCGAAAAAGGTCTGGCCGATCGTGGCCAGGCGCTCGTGCGTGCCGCGCACCGCAAGCCAACGCCCCAGCCGCGCCTTGCCAATCACATCGATCGGCCGGCCGCGCACCATCGCAGGGGGACGGATAAACATCAGCTTCACGGCTGACCCGGCGGGCATTTCCGGGAAGGGTTGACCGTAGTCGGCCATCATCCGCGCGTCGACATAGGCCCGTGCCGCGCTCGGCGTCGGCATGGTCAGGTGCAGGGCCTCCGGCCGCCGCTCGGTAAGACCCCACCGCTGCATGGCCGACAGATGGGAAACATAACCGAAGGGGTTGACCAGCGCGCAGACAGCCTCGGCACTGCCGCCGCCGACACTCGGCACCCGGTAGACACCCCGGCCATAGTCGGGGTCGACATCGAGCCCGAGCGTCCCGATCAGATTGTCGATGACGCGCCGCAATTGGTCGGCGGGCGGCGTCGCCGGGCGAATATAAAGCTTTCGCCCGCTTTCCTCGGCCATCAGCCCCCGCATGAGATGAAAAAGGGCATAGGCTGTTGTGACCGGCAGGACTTCAGCCTCCAGTTCCGCAAGTACAGCCGCCACCAAACGCGTTCGTTTGGCGGGCATGGGCACAACCGGGCCTGAGACAAATCTTGCCATCAACCTGCGTCGAGAAAATTCAACCCAGTATGCGTTACCAAGCGTCCTGAGGACGCTTGGTAACGCATACTGCTGATTATATTGCGAGGGACACTTCTGTCAAGGCTTGCGGCGCGCCGAATAACGATCTGCTATAAACCCGCCCCATGTCCATTCGTGCCAAGATTTGCGGCCTGAGCACCCCCGAGGCGGTCGATGCCGCCGTTGCCGGCGGCGCCAGCCACGCGGGCTTTGTGTTCTATCCACCCTCGCCCCGCAACCTGACGCCGGCCGCCGCCGCCGGCCTGATCGCGCGCCTGCCCGGCCATGTCACGCCGGTTGCCCTGGTGGTCGATGCCGACGATGCGGCGATTGAGGCGATCCTGGCAGCGGCGCCGGTGAAGATCATCCAGGCCCATGGCCGCGAGACGCCGGAACGGGTGGCGGCGATCGGCAGCCGCTTCGGCCTACCCGTGATGAAGGCGGTCGGGATCGCCGGCCCGGAGGATGTGGCGATCGCGCACGCCCACGAGGTGGTGGCCGACCTGTTGCTCCTCGACGCCAAACCGCCTAAGAAAGGCCTTCCCGGGGGGAATGGCCTGGTTTTCGACTGGCAGCTTATTGCCGGCGAGGCCTGGAAAAAGCCCTGGTTCCTGGCTGGCGGCCTGACGCCCGACAATGTCACCCTGGCGATCCGCACGGCGGGCGCCCCGGCGGTGGACGTGTCGAGCGGCGTCGAGCGTGCCCCGGGGGTGAAGGATCTCGACCTGATCGCGGCATTCCTGGCCGCGGTCGCGTCCGTTGAAGGATGATTTGATGGCCAAGGCGCCCCTGACGACGCCCAAT
This DNA window, taken from Oleomonas cavernae, encodes the following:
- the sppA gene encoding signal peptide peptidase SppA — encoded protein: MSISGGGEDLLLDRRLLRRRLTRWRLLALAALAVVGALVFPGVFDGTSRPHIARLPVEGLIVANEEQVALIDALAKDDDVKAVILSIDSPGGTTVGGEAIYDALRRLADKKPVVASIGTLGTSAAYLIALGTDRIFAYETSLTGSIGVLIQSPEFSKLMAEVGISVNEIKSAPLKASPSPFEAISPDARAALQGVIDDSFAWFKDIVAERRKLSPAELAAVTDGRIFTGRQALAAKLVDELGAERQIRAWLESEKGLEPDLPILKADPEGEVDVSDILSGKAFVPKWLTLDGLTAVWHPRLD
- the ihfB gene encoding integration host factor subunit beta; protein product: MIKSELILRLAAANPHLYQRDVERIVSTIFQEVADALARGDRVEIRGFGAFSVKSRPARTGRNPRTGEAVDVSEKFVPFFKTGKELRERLNPGGGDDSEG
- a CDS encoding LapA family protein, whose protein sequence is MKLRTLLITLPVVIVLVALALANRSPVRLSVDPFNTTAPAWAIELPLFVVLFLAIFVGILIGGGVAWVAGMRRRVVLKRDNKGLQRDLAAAQQSAPAPTAPAPTTPVPHGAANLPVPR
- the lhpI gene encoding bifunctional Delta(1)-pyrroline-2-carboxylate/Delta(1)-piperideine-2-carboxylate reductase, which encodes MSAAPAFTHVGAEAASSALTYPALIDALGEAFAAGRIEAPLRGHHPIPDGQGHTNTFLVMPAWEPGAFTGVKLVTVAPGNNARGLDSVIGLYVLFDAVTGAPLLSADGSAITVRRTAAASALAARYLARGDARTLLMVGAGNLSPHLVEAHRAVRPNIERVLVWNRNRDKAAAVAAAVGGTVADDLEAAVAGADIVTCATMSTAPLIKGAWLRPGTHVDLVGGFTPAMREVDDTAVTRARLFVDTRAGALHEAGDLADPLGRGVIATSDVVADLAELASGRDPGRRSASEITLFKSVGTALEDLAAAALLYRSLRG
- a CDS encoding NAD(P)/FAD-dependent oxidoreductase; its protein translation is MKLVVVGAGLYGLSVARAAIAAGHEVTVVEQGPVPNPLGSSVDRHRLIRYPYGDRDGYALMVRDAFPAWERVWADLGTRHFVETGTLAHCFRPGDWGALSAASLDRLGIACERLSTTELDRRYLMLTSVGVESALYLPSGGALLADRIIEGLADLVRRRGTLIAQMAVTAIDPARGAATLADGRILEGDALVVTAGPWTTRLVPGLAPVLTPARQVLIYTAVPAQYRADWAKAPMLLEIDRDEGFYAVPPVDGYHLKIGDHRIDGPGADPDLNRVPGEDESVRILAAAKRRFAAFDDYRIVEAKTCFYTVTTDERFRIEAEDKALILSCCSGHGFKFGPLVGERVVECLDGKAPVSKLQSWAAGHSIA
- a CDS encoding nucleotidyl transferase AbiEii/AbiGii toxin family protein, with translation MSDGRIADISRWVERARPDPAAYAERQATEIVLTTIGALSDYGSRIFLKGGMLMAVVYGSLRGTADIDFSTDLEPVPGLREKLRGDLDRLLPRIAARLGYPDLVLTVQSIKEKPRPFGGANVSFPALKITVAYARRGDRSEWRIEAGQSPRVVSLDISFNESINATELVRLDDRGSTLFAYALTDLIAEKFRALLQQTERDQPRYRRQDVYDIAYLVTHFPLDDREMHSILQSFRLKCRARGITPGVHSINDPLVVARARAEWGTLAAELPKLPDFDACFKKVEALYRALPW
- a CDS encoding type IV toxin-antitoxin system AbiEi family antitoxin domain-containing protein, giving the protein MPAKRTRLVAAVLAELEAEVLPVTTAYALFHLMRGLMAEESGRKLYIRPATPPADQLRRVIDNLIGTLGLDVDPDYGRGVYRVPSVGGGSAEAVCALVNPFGYVSHLSAMQRWGLTERRPEALHLTMPTPSAARAYVDARMMADYGQPFPEMPAGSAVKLMFIRPPAMVRGRPIDVIGKARLGRWLAVRGTHERLATIGQTFFDMLDTPQRCGGMAHVIDIWREHAPTYLDDIVAAIDESDAAIVKVRAGYLLDEVIGAGDARTDGWLRFAARGGSRVLDPAKDFATAHSEKWMLSINV
- a CDS encoding phosphoribosylanthranilate isomerase, coding for MSIRAKICGLSTPEAVDAAVAGGASHAGFVFYPPSPRNLTPAAAAGLIARLPGHVTPVALVVDADDAAIEAILAAAPVKIIQAHGRETPERVAAIGSRFGLPVMKAVGIAGPEDVAIAHAHEVVADLLLLDAKPPKKGLPGGNGLVFDWQLIAGEAWKKPWFLAGGLTPDNVTLAIRTAGAPAVDVSSGVERAPGVKDLDLIAAFLAAVASVEG